Within Cellulophaga sp. L1A9, the genomic segment TCTCTACAATCTTGTTTTTATTTTCTTCTAATTCCTCTTGATTGATAGTAATACCTCCGGTTACCCCGTGTTGATCTAATAAATCTATAGTTGGGAATTTATAATTACCCAACTCTAAGGTAGGATCAAATTCTCCGTAATCTTCCACCAATTTACTGGCTAAATTATCGGTTTCTTCTTTTTCTTCTACTATTTTTTCCACCTGCATAGGAAGCTCTTCCTCAATAACTTCTTCTTCTACAGGAATAGTCACTTCAAAATCTTTATCCACAGTATTGGTTTCCATTACTGGAATATCCTTTTTATGGGTATAGGTCTCTACAATCTTTTGCTTTTCTTCTTTTTTAATAAGTGCTTCTACTTCTTCTTCAGAATACGTTTCTGCCGCAACATCATCATCCTTAAATTCTTTAGAAATAGAACTTTTCTTCTGTTTGTAATAGTCAGAGATATGATCAGGAGTCAATTTAAATAAGCGTACTAAGATGACGATAAGACCAAATAGCAGCAATAGAATTACGCCTAGTTTCCCTACATAATCTTGCAAAAAGTCATTCATCTCGTAACCTACTAATCCGCCTAAAAGTGGCCTTTTTTCTGCAAAGAAACCTAAGGTTAATGAGATCCATATAACGAATACCAATCCCCAAATCCATTTTCTTAGGAGCCCCGTATCTTTTAAGCTTAAAAATAAACGTAGTCCGCTCACAAAGAAAAGAAAGGTGAAAATTAGCGCGGCAATTCCAAAGCCTTTATAGACGAAGAAATGACTTATGGCTGCTCCAAATTTATTGAGTAAGTTTTTTGCTTCTTGATTGCGGTTAGAAAATTCTGAGAGCAAACTTTGATCGTCTTGCCAGGTGAAAAAGAACGATATAAAAGCAAAAAAAAGTGCTACACTAAAAAGCATGATTAAGCTTCCTAGTATAATTTTATTTTGTTTTGATAATTTTAAAGACACCTTTTTCTTAGGAGGTGTTGATTTTGAGCTTTTTGACTTTTTTGCCATTAAATCTTTTATTCTAGAGGGCTAAAATACAAATTTACCTTGTATGCGAAAGATATAACCGTTCTAAAAAAACTTAGGGAGGTATATAATTAAGCCGATAATGGATGAAGCAATAGATACAAGCATTACCGCTCCAGCAGCGATATCTTTTATAAAACCAATTTTTTCATCAAATTCTGGTTGTATATAATCTGATATTTTTTCAACAGCAGTGTTCATTCCTTCCACGCCAAGGACTAAAGCAATGGCAAATATTTGCAAAATCCATTCGGTTTTAGTAATCCCAAAATAGAAACCAGCACTGGTCATTACAATAGCTATAAAAACCTGAATTTTTATACTTGCTTCGGTACGAATTAAAAGTACGGCTCCACGCAATGCGAAGCCGACGCTTTTTATTCTATTTACTAAAAAAGACTCTTTTTTAGGCATTTACAAGGGCTTCAAGGGCAGCTTTATAATTTGGCTCTTCTGTTGTTTCTGCAACTTGCTCTGTATAGATTACTTTTCCTTCTTCATCTAAAACAACTACAGATCTAGAAAGTAATGGTGCTAATGGGCCGTCTGCAAAAGATACCCCATAGGTAGTACCAAAGTTTGCATCTTTAAAATCAGACAACATTTCTACGTTAGTTAAACCTTCTGCGCCACAAAAACGAGCTTGTGCG encodes:
- a CDS encoding diacylglycerol kinase, with the translated sequence MPKKESFLVNRIKSVGFALRGAVLLIRTEASIKIQVFIAIVMTSAGFYFGITKTEWILQIFAIALVLGVEGMNTAVEKISDYIQPEFDEKIGFIKDIAAGAVMLVSIASSIIGLIIYLPKFF